A single Natranaerobius thermophilus JW/NM-WN-LF DNA region contains:
- the cphA gene encoding cyanophycin synthetase produces the protein MEIINIKTISGKNIYSHEPVLEAELDLGDFAGVFSNNVSCFNSRLHQILPSLQEHVCSRGYPGGFLERLEEGTLFGHIIEHVTLELMNLAGIGTNYGTTKATQEDGIYQVIVEQINEEGAKYALEQSVELVKNVINDNPVQVEEIVSEIQEIVNETKIGPSTEAILSAAEEQEIPYLKLDEASMYQLGTGKYQKRIQATVTDETSVIGVDIACDKTKTNNSLHELGLPVPYGKIASTEEEAVAIVQEIGYPIVIKPRDGNQGKGVTLNINSEQETRSAFKVAMSYGDEAIVEQHIEGKHYRLVVVGDQLVAGAERIPAHVVGDGQHTIRELVDIENQNPLRGFGHEKPLSKIQLDPVVNMVLARKNMTMNYIPQQDELVYLRESANLSTGGISLDVTDEISDKTIRIAIRVAKIVGLDIAGVDLVAKDIGKPVDEDDNGAIIEVNAAPGIRMHEHPVKGHPRRVGKSIVDHLFNKRNDTLQARAPVISVTGTNGKTTTVRAIDHILRSNGKDVGMTSSDGTFIKGELIDSGDNTGPNSAKALLKDPTIDSFVFETARGGLVKNGLGYSNAKVAVVTNIANDHLGQDGIESIDDLIFVKSLVVEAVEKQGVVVLNASDHYVSDFIRKAKGRIIFYAMESDNHYVKSHLAAGGSALYLDQDNIVYATGKFHRKLGEITQLPLTMAGMARHNIENCMAGIAAAIGFGIAPSKAFEVLKQFAPSYQDTPGRCNLFRCQGKTVLLDYGHNPEGMNRVLAMVEKMPVEKVISVIGVPGDRNDKLIKETGKVVGKYHELIEKVLVKEDSDLRGRKSGETANLLQTTMTEFSEELAVEQNLQEIEAIKTALSEAGENDLVLIFYEQKDSFFNASEELGLSPEPLDFNKLASQSNNPVSQKLN, from the coding sequence TTGGAAATTATTAATATTAAAACAATTTCAGGCAAAAACATATACAGTCATGAACCGGTTCTAGAAGCAGAATTAGACTTAGGTGATTTTGCAGGGGTTTTCTCCAATAATGTATCCTGTTTTAATAGTAGGTTGCACCAAATTTTACCGTCTTTGCAGGAGCATGTCTGTTCTAGAGGATATCCTGGTGGATTTTTGGAACGGTTGGAAGAAGGTACTTTGTTTGGTCATATAATTGAGCATGTAACTTTAGAATTAATGAATTTAGCCGGCATTGGAACCAATTATGGGACAACGAAAGCCACTCAAGAAGACGGGATCTATCAAGTGATCGTGGAACAGATCAATGAAGAAGGTGCCAAATATGCTCTAGAACAGTCCGTTGAACTTGTGAAAAACGTCATAAATGACAATCCCGTTCAAGTAGAGGAAATAGTTAGCGAAATTCAAGAAATAGTTAACGAAACGAAGATTGGTCCTAGTACTGAAGCAATTTTATCAGCTGCCGAGGAACAGGAGATTCCTTATCTCAAACTGGATGAAGCTAGTATGTACCAACTGGGCACAGGCAAGTATCAAAAGAGAATCCAGGCTACTGTAACTGATGAAACTTCTGTAATAGGAGTGGATATAGCCTGTGATAAAACCAAAACAAATAACTCCTTGCATGAATTAGGTTTACCAGTTCCTTATGGCAAAATAGCAAGTACTGAGGAAGAAGCAGTAGCTATTGTACAGGAGATTGGATACCCTATTGTTATAAAACCCAGAGATGGAAATCAGGGAAAAGGAGTTACATTAAATATCAACTCAGAACAGGAAACTAGAAGTGCCTTTAAAGTAGCTATGAGCTACGGGGATGAGGCGATTGTGGAACAGCATATTGAAGGAAAGCATTACCGTCTTGTAGTAGTAGGGGATCAATTGGTGGCCGGAGCTGAAAGAATCCCTGCCCATGTAGTGGGAGATGGTCAACATACCATTAGAGAGCTAGTAGATATTGAAAATCAAAATCCACTTAGAGGTTTTGGTCATGAGAAACCTCTATCAAAAATTCAATTGGATCCAGTAGTTAATATGGTATTGGCTCGTAAGAATATGACTATGAATTACATCCCCCAACAAGATGAACTAGTATATTTACGGGAAAGTGCCAATCTTAGCACGGGTGGAATTAGTTTGGATGTTACTGATGAGATTTCTGATAAAACTATACGGATAGCCATCAGGGTAGCTAAAATAGTTGGATTAGATATAGCCGGTGTTGATCTGGTAGCTAAGGATATTGGGAAACCCGTGGATGAAGATGATAATGGGGCTATTATTGAAGTCAATGCTGCCCCAGGAATAAGAATGCATGAACATCCTGTGAAAGGCCATCCTCGAAGAGTAGGAAAAAGTATTGTAGATCACTTGTTTAACAAACGAAATGATACTTTACAGGCAAGAGCGCCAGTAATTTCAGTTACAGGTACAAACGGCAAAACAACTACTGTTAGAGCAATTGATCATATATTGAGATCAAATGGAAAAGATGTGGGCATGACAAGTAGTGATGGTACTTTTATCAAAGGAGAATTGATCGATTCTGGTGACAATACAGGCCCGAATAGTGCTAAGGCTTTATTAAAAGATCCGACAATTGATTCATTTGTGTTTGAAACAGCCCGAGGTGGACTGGTAAAAAATGGGCTAGGTTATTCAAATGCCAAAGTGGCAGTAGTGACTAATATCGCAAATGATCACCTGGGCCAAGATGGCATTGAATCAATTGACGATCTTATTTTTGTTAAAAGCCTAGTGGTTGAAGCTGTTGAGAAACAAGGTGTCGTTGTCTTGAACGCTAGCGATCACTATGTATCTGATTTCATTAGAAAGGCTAAAGGGAGAATAATATTTTACGCCATGGAATCCGATAATCATTATGTTAAATCACATTTAGCGGCGGGAGGATCAGCACTATATTTAGATCAGGATAATATTGTATACGCTACTGGGAAATTTCACAGAAAATTAGGGGAGATAACTCAATTGCCTCTAACCATGGCTGGTATGGCTCGTCATAATATAGAAAATTGCATGGCAGGGATAGCTGCTGCTATTGGTTTCGGCATAGCTCCTAGCAAAGCATTTGAAGTTTTAAAGCAATTTGCTCCAAGCTATCAAGATACCCCGGGAAGATGTAATTTGTTTCGTTGTCAAGGAAAAACAGTCTTACTCGATTATGGTCACAACCCCGAAGGGATGAATCGAGTGTTAGCAATGGTAGAAAAAATGCCAGTAGAAAAAGTGATAAGTGTGATTGGAGTACCTGGTGACAGGAATGACAAACTGATTAAAGAAACGGGAAAAGTGGTGGGAAAGTATCATGAATTAATCGAGAAAGTTCTAGTCAAAGAAGATTCGGATTTAAGGGGGAGAAAGTCTGGTGAAACAGCGAATCTGTTACAAACAACTATGACCGAATTTTCAGAAGAACTGGCTGTAGAACAAAACTTACAAGAAATTGAAGCAATAAAAACAGCTCTTTCAGAAGCGGGTGAAAATGATTTGGTTCTAATATTTTACGAACAAAAAGACAGTTTCTTTAATGCATCTGAAGAGCTAGGCTTATCTCCGGAACCTTTAGACTTTAATAAATTGGCATCCCAATCTAATAATCCAGTTTCCCAAAAACTCAATTAA
- a CDS encoding TMEM165/GDT1 family protein, whose amino-acid sequence MLESFFLTFLLVFLAELGDKTQLATMLLATQKKAPVGVFLGASCALILSSLLGVTLGTVLTKFLPPNILKIGSGVAFVAIGIFLIFGPNN is encoded by the coding sequence ATGTTAGAAAGTTTCTTTTTAACTTTTTTGCTTGTATTTCTGGCCGAACTGGGGGATAAAACTCAACTCGCTACAATGTTGTTAGCCACACAAAAAAAAGCCCCCGTAGGCGTATTCCTGGGGGCTTCATGCGCTTTAATTTTATCAAGTTTACTAGGAGTGACTTTAGGTACTGTTTTAACTAAATTTTTACCTCCTAATATTTTAAAAATTGGATCTGGTGTAGCGTTTGTTGCCATCGGTATATTTCTAATATTTGGTCCTAATAATTAG
- a CDS encoding Veg family protein, with protein MPDYNAIGEIKDSLEQCVGKKIKLKANGGRKKVIEKEGILENTYPSLFIIRVDESSFSQRFTFNYADVLTKTVELTLIDDKQWNLAAK; from the coding sequence ATGCCAGATTATAATGCCATTGGAGAAATTAAAGATTCCCTCGAGCAGTGTGTAGGAAAGAAGATTAAGCTCAAAGCAAATGGTGGCAGAAAAAAAGTAATTGAAAAGGAAGGCATTCTTGAAAACACCTATCCATCATTATTTATAATAAGAGTTGACGAATCATCATTTAGCCAAAGATTCACTTTTAATTATGCAGATGTTTTGACAAAAACTGTGGAGTTAACCTTGATAGATGATAAACAATGGAATTTAGCTGCCAAATAA
- the rsmA gene encoding 16S rRNA (adenine(1518)-N(6)/adenine(1519)-N(6))-dimethyltransferase RsmA, translating to MNLFSPKEVSQLLKRYEIHPKKSLGQNFLVDGNIIQKIIAAAELKEQDIVLEIGPGLGTLTRDMSFYVNEIFAIELDQRMIDILQETVGSCDNVNIIHNDALKLDYQELISDFIEFSPAQLQCKSKQINPKNLKAVSNLPYYIASPLVLKLAKEKVPLSVMVLMVQREVADRFTASPGSKNYGAVTVLLDCFYEVEGVFNVPKTVFYPQPRVESQVVKLTKRSEAKINDDYQEDFIKFVNQAFNSRRKTLVNNILSIFTGEKSELSQILENNGFSAGIRGEQLTVDEFAQIFKIIYNRIKYS from the coding sequence TTGAATTTATTTTCCCCTAAGGAAGTTTCACAACTACTTAAACGTTATGAGATTCACCCTAAAAAAAGCTTAGGCCAGAACTTTTTAGTTGACGGTAATATTATTCAAAAGATTATTGCTGCTGCTGAATTAAAGGAGCAAGATATAGTATTGGAAATAGGCCCGGGTCTTGGAACACTGACCCGGGATATGTCTTTTTATGTTAATGAGATTTTTGCTATAGAACTGGACCAAAGAATGATAGATATTTTACAAGAGACCGTCGGTAGCTGTGATAACGTAAACATTATTCATAATGATGCATTGAAGCTAGATTATCAAGAATTGATTTCTGATTTTATTGAGTTTAGTCCTGCACAGCTACAGTGCAAAAGTAAGCAAATTAATCCAAAAAATTTAAAAGCAGTATCCAATTTACCTTATTATATTGCTTCTCCTCTAGTTTTGAAACTAGCCAAAGAAAAAGTTCCTCTTTCTGTAATGGTTTTAATGGTACAAAGGGAAGTTGCTGATAGGTTTACTGCCTCTCCGGGCAGTAAAAATTATGGAGCAGTAACGGTTTTGTTAGATTGTTTCTATGAAGTAGAAGGTGTTTTTAATGTACCTAAAACAGTTTTCTATCCTCAACCAAGAGTTGAATCCCAAGTAGTTAAGTTAACTAAAAGGTCAGAAGCGAAAATTAATGATGACTATCAGGAAGATTTTATTAAATTTGTCAATCAGGCTTTTAATTCTAGGAGAAAAACCCTGGTGAATAATATTTTATCTATATTTACGGGAGAAAAAAGCGAATTGTCCCAAATACTTGAAAACAATGGATTTTCAGCCGGGATAAGGGGAGAGCAGTTAACTGTAGATGAATTTGCTCAAATTTTCAAAATCATTTATAATAGAATTAAATACTCTTAA
- a CDS encoding LysM peptidoglycan-binding domain-containing protein — protein sequence MVKGKEITTNRLYDRMVVNERFVWEDVTVEIQPDSPDRDIIKPNYIEVKNITASPMPDKVEIAGELEGEVPYLDDLSPEYLSTSFRKTINLQGVRDYHEIIPLVRVDKIYKQVKDSSVIKLKFYLEIFLQIIRPMDIEIVKEMAEDLGEANRERITYLSQVKSEQKSFQLKCDHLLSYNPKEIKQIDAGIELSQINQENETLILGGKIIGQSAFIAEETGERIKESFTEDFYQEISLPSLKPEMVADVFPRIETIGYSDQKEQKLEINVEISLIISLKNVIEKEVISEVVHTDAEVDFETLNFTIPKTKQISEQVEKRVPLEVAENLQENTDGIDAQIVNLTKEINKDMITIKGQLELVTTKQVDQKTEDNEMQFDFQKDVRFKGMQREDNVYVHPRIEFVILEFNESEHEENNNEVFVQAFINFVIIKIKDYQYQLVTDLEYNQSEEKLKSSNQTTFLKVYVVQKNDTIYEIAHRFGLDPEDITKANDIKNPDMVFEGQKLFIPKS from the coding sequence ATGGTTAAGGGTAAAGAAATTACAACAAATAGGTTATATGACAGGATGGTGGTCAATGAGCGCTTTGTGTGGGAAGATGTTACAGTAGAGATACAACCGGATTCCCCAGACCGGGACATAATTAAACCTAATTATATTGAAGTTAAAAATATAACGGCAAGTCCCATGCCGGACAAGGTGGAGATTGCCGGCGAGCTTGAGGGAGAAGTTCCCTATCTCGATGATCTTTCACCCGAATATTTATCTACGTCTTTTAGAAAAACAATTAATTTACAGGGTGTAAGAGATTATCATGAGATCATCCCTTTGGTAAGAGTAGATAAAATTTACAAACAAGTAAAAGACAGTTCGGTAATCAAACTTAAATTTTACTTGGAGATTTTCCTACAGATAATCCGTCCCATGGACATTGAAATTGTGAAAGAAATGGCTGAAGACCTGGGTGAGGCTAACCGAGAACGTATAACGTATCTGAGTCAAGTTAAAAGTGAACAAAAATCCTTCCAGTTAAAATGCGACCATCTCTTATCATATAATCCAAAAGAAATCAAACAAATTGATGCAGGAATTGAGTTAAGTCAAATTAATCAGGAAAATGAAACATTAATTCTGGGAGGAAAGATAATAGGGCAGAGCGCTTTTATAGCAGAGGAAACAGGTGAAAGAATAAAAGAATCATTTACTGAAGACTTCTATCAAGAAATTTCCTTACCTTCATTGAAGCCTGAAATGGTTGCTGATGTTTTCCCACGTATAGAAACCATTGGATATTCTGATCAGAAGGAACAAAAGTTAGAAATTAATGTTGAAATTAGTCTTATTATCAGCTTAAAAAATGTGATCGAGAAAGAAGTTATCAGCGAAGTTGTACACACTGATGCCGAAGTTGATTTTGAAACCCTCAATTTTACTATTCCCAAAACAAAGCAAATTTCTGAACAAGTAGAAAAAAGAGTGCCTCTTGAAGTTGCAGAAAATCTTCAAGAAAACACTGATGGAATAGATGCGCAAATTGTAAATTTAACAAAAGAGATTAACAAAGATATGATCACAATAAAAGGGCAATTAGAACTAGTAACAACAAAGCAGGTCGACCAGAAAACTGAAGATAACGAGATGCAGTTTGATTTTCAAAAAGATGTACGATTTAAAGGCATGCAGAGAGAAGATAATGTTTACGTTCATCCTCGAATTGAGTTTGTAATTCTAGAGTTTAATGAAAGTGAGCATGAAGAAAACAACAATGAGGTATTCGTGCAAGCCTTTATTAACTTTGTCATCATTAAGATTAAAGACTATCAATACCAGCTTGTTACAGATTTAGAATATAATCAATCAGAAGAAAAGTTGAAAAGCAGCAATCAAACAACTTTTTTAAAGGTATATGTTGTTCAAAAGAATGATACAATTTATGAAATTGCTCATCGATTTGGGCTTGACCCAGAGGATATCACAAAAGCTAATGATATTAAAAATCCTGACATGGTCTTTGAAGGACAGAAACTATTTATCCCAAAATCATGA
- a CDS encoding ribonuclease H-like YkuK family protein, with amino-acid sequence MYRSPSRGELNLTEVYWDIVNYILDSSEEKYNLIIGTDSHNLQDQCCFVTAIIVHREGKGARYFFTKKQEDHITSLRHRIFYETSLSVEVAGELFKKLKDSSVKDNNLNLEIHLDIGEKGETKELIREVVGMVLGSGFSPKIKPESYGATKVADKYTK; translated from the coding sequence ATGTACCGAAGCCCATCTAGGGGTGAGTTAAACTTAACAGAAGTTTATTGGGACATAGTAAATTATATCCTGGATTCTTCAGAAGAGAAGTATAACTTGATTATTGGAACCGATTCTCATAACCTTCAAGATCAATGTTGTTTTGTGACAGCTATTATAGTTCATAGAGAAGGAAAAGGGGCTAGGTATTTTTTCACCAAAAAACAGGAAGACCATATCACTTCTCTGAGGCACAGGATATTTTATGAAACTTCACTAAGTGTGGAAGTAGCTGGAGAACTTTTTAAGAAACTAAAAGATTCTAGTGTGAAAGATAATAATTTAAATTTAGAAATCCACTTAGATATAGGTGAAAAAGGAGAAACTAAGGAACTTATCCGTGAAGTTGTGGGGATGGTTTTGGGAAGTGGATTTTCCCCCAAGATCAAACCCGAATCTTATGGAGCAACAAAAGTTGCCGATAAATACACTAAGTAA
- a CDS encoding septal ring lytic transglycosylase RlpA family protein: protein MKTMRISLLFGLFLLFLQMDSGALVMEQEYQVEVVIDGEKTDELTVKGKPEQENLIEKIDLELDDQDEVKLTELKADNSDQDIYWRLEINEWRTETEEQVEILPYGEETRENDQLLKGKTRKIQEGQRGSRIKEIRSEYLGDELINEEKNYDVIELPQTEIIEKGTYEPPGYSYIEDKEVIEVKGTETGEASWYGARFHGNRTFSGEIYDMYDLTAAHPSLPMNSLVHVEFPVTGESVIVRINDRGPHVGGRIIDLSKQAAEKIGLAPHGVGDVKVKVLENDN from the coding sequence ATGAAAACTATGAGAATAAGTCTCTTGTTTGGATTGTTTCTCTTATTTTTGCAAATGGATAGTGGAGCTCTAGTTATGGAACAGGAATACCAAGTAGAAGTAGTAATTGATGGTGAAAAAACGGATGAACTGACGGTTAAAGGTAAACCCGAACAGGAAAACCTGATTGAAAAAATTGATTTAGAGCTCGATGATCAAGATGAAGTAAAGCTTACTGAGCTAAAAGCAGATAACAGTGACCAAGATATTTATTGGAGATTAGAAATTAATGAATGGAGAACCGAGACCGAAGAACAAGTCGAGATTCTACCTTATGGAGAAGAGACTAGAGAAAACGATCAACTTTTAAAAGGTAAAACCAGAAAAATTCAAGAAGGACAAAGAGGTTCTCGTATAAAAGAGATACGTTCGGAGTATTTGGGAGATGAACTTATCAATGAAGAGAAGAATTACGATGTGATAGAGTTACCGCAAACAGAAATTATCGAAAAAGGGACTTATGAACCTCCGGGTTATTCATATATTGAAGATAAAGAAGTAATAGAAGTTAAGGGAACCGAAACAGGAGAAGCATCTTGGTACGGGGCAAGATTTCACGGGAACAGAACATTCAGTGGCGAAATCTATGATATGTATGATTTGACAGCTGCTCATCCAAGTTTACCTATGAATTCACTAGTTCACGTTGAATTTCCCGTTACTGGAGAAAGTGTGATTGTGCGCATCAATGACAGAGGACCACATGTTGGTGGACGTATTATCGATTTATCGAAGCAAGCTGCTGAAAAAATTGGTTTAGCGCCCCATGGTGTTGGCGATGTCAAAGTAAAAGTTCTAGAAAACGACAATTAA
- a CDS encoding D-alanyl-D-alanine carboxypeptidase family protein — MKSDTSGNKKVIITLIFLLMINTFTVSDVTAKQLYPQEFETPEIEAETAVLMEFESGKVLYDQEMHRQMHPASTTKIMTALLLIENASLREQVVVSENAFGTDGSSMYLNLDEKITTRDLLYGLMVRSANDAAVAIAEYVAGSVENFADMMNSRAKELGAKNTNFKNPHGLTEENHKTTAYDLGVIAREALKNPKFRSVASTRRITLDWPEEEDEDRLLVNRNELLADYPGALGVKTGYTRSANQTFVAAAERDGMTLIAVVLSTSRNRLFEDAKELLDFGFEAFEQVEIFEQNDVITSTEVENSNQELELIVEESLSLPIPKMATEIEQRVDLEEQLLKAPIEEGEQVGSLDLLLEEEEIVSVPLYTKEDVEKAPRYGFWILAVMITIPAIFLIYKRYYELKSRKKFQEKLKNRY, encoded by the coding sequence TTGAAAAGTGATACATCTGGCAATAAAAAGGTGATTATTACACTGATTTTTTTATTAATGATTAATACCTTTACGGTTTCGGATGTAACCGCAAAACAGTTGTATCCTCAGGAGTTCGAGACTCCTGAAATTGAAGCCGAAACAGCAGTTTTGATGGAATTTGAATCGGGTAAGGTTTTATATGACCAAGAAATGCATCGACAGATGCACCCTGCTAGTACTACTAAAATCATGACAGCTTTACTATTGATTGAAAACGCCTCTCTGAGGGAGCAAGTAGTTGTAAGTGAAAATGCTTTTGGAACTGATGGCTCTAGCATGTACCTCAATTTAGATGAAAAAATCACTACTCGAGATTTACTATATGGCTTGATGGTTAGATCAGCAAATGATGCTGCAGTGGCTATTGCCGAATACGTAGCTGGTTCAGTAGAAAACTTTGCTGATATGATGAATAGTAGAGCAAAAGAGCTAGGGGCAAAGAACACTAATTTTAAAAACCCTCATGGCTTAACTGAAGAAAATCATAAAACTACTGCTTATGACCTGGGTGTGATTGCTAGAGAAGCTTTGAAAAACCCAAAATTTAGAAGTGTAGCTTCTACTCGTAGGATAACTCTGGATTGGCCTGAGGAAGAAGATGAAGACAGGCTGCTAGTTAATAGAAATGAATTGTTAGCTGATTATCCAGGTGCATTGGGTGTAAAAACTGGATATACAAGATCGGCAAATCAAACTTTTGTTGCGGCTGCTGAAAGGGATGGCATGACATTAATTGCCGTTGTATTGTCAACATCTAGAAATAGGTTGTTTGAGGATGCCAAAGAATTACTAGATTTTGGTTTTGAAGCCTTTGAACAAGTTGAAATTTTTGAACAAAATGACGTTATAACTTCTACTGAAGTAGAAAACTCAAATCAAGAACTTGAATTAATTGTGGAAGAATCTTTGAGTTTACCAATACCTAAAATGGCTACTGAAATTGAACAAAGAGTTGATTTAGAAGAACAACTTTTAAAGGCTCCCATAGAAGAAGGTGAGCAGGTAGGATCTTTGGACCTATTATTGGAAGAAGAGGAAATTGTCTCAGTCCCATTGTATACAAAAGAAGATGTTGAAAAAGCTCCTCGCTATGGGTTTTGGATTTTGGCTGTAATGATTACTATACCTGCAATTTTCTTGATCTATAAAAGGTATTATGAACTTAAGTCGAGAAAAAAATTTCAAGAGAAGCTAAAAAATAGATACTGA
- a CDS encoding nicotinate phosphoribosyltransferase has product MDRMDSLHNVEKWDPKTNRRLWSANHEEIIKGGTTDIYFVRTQEILNHMNYGDTEVTVEIFPSRPGIMAGTEEALGLMADAHNLEIWALPEGETFDKKEVIMRIKGPYQEIGIYETPLLGILASSAGWAEAARECREIVGEDKQLVCFGARHLHPAVAPVMERAALVGGFDGCSCILGAKLKDQKPMGTVPHAVFLIVGDTVRVAEAYHQAMPGEAPRIILVDTFKDEAEEALRVARSLDDDLAGVRLDTPSERGGVTPGLVREVRARLNQEGFDHVKILASGGMNPDKISRLIDEGVDAFGVGSYIARSKANDMTMDIKEVNGKPIAKRGRIPGIVNSEKLLKMK; this is encoded by the coding sequence ATGGATAGAATGGATTCTCTACATAATGTAGAGAAATGGGATCCTAAAACAAACCGAAGATTGTGGTCAGCGAATCACGAAGAAATTATTAAAGGTGGTACAACTGATATATATTTTGTTCGTACCCAAGAAATTTTAAATCACATGAATTATGGTGATACTGAAGTGACAGTGGAGATTTTCCCATCACGGCCCGGTATAATGGCAGGAACAGAAGAAGCACTAGGTCTGATGGCTGACGCTCATAATTTAGAGATTTGGGCTCTTCCTGAAGGAGAAACCTTCGATAAAAAAGAGGTTATCATGAGGATTAAAGGTCCTTATCAGGAAATAGGAATATATGAGACACCTTTGCTCGGTATATTAGCCTCCTCAGCTGGCTGGGCAGAAGCGGCCAGGGAGTGTAGAGAAATTGTTGGAGAAGATAAACAACTGGTATGCTTCGGAGCACGTCATCTACATCCAGCAGTTGCACCAGTAATGGAAAGAGCTGCCCTTGTGGGAGGTTTTGACGGGTGTAGTTGTATTTTAGGAGCTAAATTGAAAGATCAGAAACCTATGGGTACTGTTCCCCATGCAGTATTCCTTATAGTAGGTGATACAGTGAGAGTAGCAGAAGCTTATCATCAAGCAATGCCAGGTGAAGCTCCTCGAATAATTTTAGTTGACACCTTCAAAGATGAAGCCGAAGAAGCTCTTAGGGTAGCTAGGTCTTTAGATGATGATTTGGCAGGTGTTAGGTTAGATACTCCTTCAGAGCGAGGAGGTGTCACACCAGGGCTTGTCAGAGAAGTGAGAGCCAGACTAAATCAAGAAGGATTTGATCATGTTAAAATATTAGCCTCTGGTGGAATGAACCCAGATAAAATTAGCCGTTTAATTGATGAAGGTGTTGATGCCTTTGGTGTAGGTAGTTATATAGCGAGGTCTAAGGCTAATGACATGACAATGGATATTAAAGAGGTTAATGGTAAGCCTATTGCCAAAAGAGGTCGAATACCAGGAATAGTAAATAGTGAGAAATTATTAAAGATGAAATAA
- a CDS encoding cyanophycinase, whose product MSREHGKLIIIGGNEDKNNDCEILKSFIEMAGKDKAKLAVIPTATKEGQVTGETYQDLFYSLGAESVEILYVNSRRDANKTEVMEKLQNSTGVFFTGGDQLRITSLLGGTRIDWLLHEIYSQGVIISGTSAGAAAITDTMIMEGIDESAPAKNSVALAHGLGFLKGAVVDQHFAERGRIGRLLSAVAQNPVVTGMGIDENTAIVVDKDDQIEILGTGTVTIIDGKEIEETNISQEDDNSPLALTNVTVDILSPGSRFDLKKRNLSLQGG is encoded by the coding sequence ATGTCAAGAGAACATGGAAAGTTAATTATAATTGGGGGGAATGAAGATAAAAATAATGATTGTGAAATTTTAAAATCTTTTATCGAAATGGCTGGAAAAGATAAAGCTAAGTTAGCAGTCATTCCTACGGCTACAAAGGAAGGTCAAGTAACTGGTGAAACTTATCAAGACCTGTTTTATTCTTTAGGAGCCGAGTCAGTAGAAATTCTATATGTGAACTCGCGAAGAGATGCAAATAAAACCGAAGTTATGGAGAAATTACAAAATTCTACTGGAGTCTTCTTTACAGGAGGAGATCAATTAAGAATTACAAGTTTACTTGGAGGTACTAGAATTGACTGGCTGTTACACGAAATCTACTCACAAGGGGTAATAATTTCTGGTACTAGTGCTGGGGCTGCAGCAATTACAGATACTATGATAATGGAAGGAATCGATGAGTCAGCTCCTGCTAAAAATTCTGTAGCCCTTGCCCATGGATTAGGTTTTTTAAAAGGAGCAGTAGTGGATCAGCATTTTGCAGAACGTGGTAGGATTGGACGATTGTTATCAGCTGTTGCTCAAAATCCAGTTGTTACTGGTATGGGAATTGATGAAAACACAGCCATAGTAGTTGATAAAGATGACCAAATAGAAATCTTGGGTACTGGAACAGTAACAATTATAGACGGAAAAGAGATTGAAGAAACTAATATTTCACAAGAAGATGATAACTCCCCCTTAGCCCTTACTAATGTAACCGTGGATATACTGTCTCCAGGCTCACGCTTTGATTTAAAAAAAAGAAATTTGTCCTTGCAAGGAGGATAA